In the Callospermophilus lateralis isolate mCalLat2 chromosome 7, mCalLat2.hap1, whole genome shotgun sequence genome, GACCTAAAAAAACCAGAGAAAGTCCACGGCCTGAGGCTATCCGTCCtacccctcctcctccctttcaTCCTCCCCCTCACCTTCCTTCACTTCCTCTGTTCCTTCCTTCACTTCTCCTGGCCCCTGGTTTCCTTCTTTCCCTTCTCTGTCTTCTCCTCGGCTCCTCACCACCAATCCGCCTCTCAGGCACCGCTGCCCCCTCCCTGTGCAGTCCCTCAGCCCTGGCTCCCCCGGCTCCACCTCCAGGCTCAGGGTGGGAAGGCCGCAGGGGGTCCTCAGCCCAGGGAGCACTTGCTGGTGTTCTTCTTGTCGCAGGTCTTCAGGTCAGTGCTGGGGGGCTTGTGATGGTTCCCCTGGAGGGAGAAGGATGCAGAGGTCAGGATGGGAGGGCTGGCTGGCCTATGAGTCAACGGAAGCTTTCTTTCTCCCCTCCTGGGAATTGTAGCATGGCTCTCCTCCCAAGACACACAGGGCCAGTGGGACCCAGCCAGCAGATCCAACTCACCAATCTCCGGCCCCCAGACTTGAGTAAGATGTCCCGAGCCAGGGAACTGAAAGCCTAAAGGGGAGACTGGTCAGAACAGACTGGAGCGGGGATGCGTCTACCTTTCAAGATTCCATGGCTTGGTGGTGGTTGAGCAGGTAGGGGGCAGGTCTCACCTCATCCACATTCATACTGGATTTGGCACTGGTCTCAAAAAATCGGATTCCGTGCTCTCGAGCCAACTGTAGGGTGAAATGAGAAGGAGAAAGCTGGAGAAAAGGGGCTGCAGCCAAGCCCCCTGCCATCGGGCCTCGCGATGTGTTCATGTGTTCACCCGGCCCAGCCTGGCCCTCACCTTATCGGCCTGCTCCTTCTGCACTTTCCTCTTAGCCTCCATGTCACACTTGTTCCCCAGCAAGAGTCGCTCCACTCCAGCTGAGGCATTCTGGGGGCAGAAGTGTAAGACCAGTGAAAGTGGCCCTGCCTGTCCGCCCAGCCCCTTAGTTCTCCATGGTCTACCCACTTCCCCCATGTCGTCTGGAGGGTTCTTacttctttgatgcttttcatccAGTTCTGAATATTTTCAAAGGATTTCTCATCAGTGATGTCATACACTAGGATAATACCCTTGGAGAAGACAAAGTTCACCTTGGACCATATTCCCATGTAGGCTCCCCAACACGCTCTAAATGACCCCAGAAGTCCCATCCAGGAGTCTAAACTCTCGGTCATGGGGGGCAGTTTGTTGCCCACACTGCGTGCCCCACTTTCCCCTGCCCTCTGTTCTCATAAACCTATATTCTCTTGTCTCACGCCCTCAGCCCTTGTCCAGAACCACACATCATACCATGGCCCCACGGTAATAGGCAGTAGTTATTGTCTTGAATCGCTCTTGGCCAGCTGTGTCCCTGAAGAACGAGAAGAATTCATGGGTGGGACAGAAGGAGTCTCCCCCTAGGAGACTCCTTCCCACCAGAGAAATCAGCTTCTACAACGTGGTGGGGCTAAAAAGAATAgctctgctgggcacagtggcccacgCCTACGATTCCCGTGACTCAGGAGGCCAGGGAAGAAGGATCAcagattcaaggccagcctcagcaat is a window encoding:
- the Rab13 gene encoding ras-related protein Rab-13 isoform X1, which encodes MAKAYDHLFKLLLIGDSGVGKTCLIIRFAEDNFNSTYISTIGIDFKIRTVEIEGKKIKLQVWDTAGQERFKTITTAYYRGAMGIILVYDITDEKSFENIQNWMKSIKENASAGVERLLLGNKCDMEAKRKVQKEQADKLAREHGIRFFETSAKSSMNVDEAFSSLARDILLKSGGRRLGNHHKPPSTDLKTCDKKNTSKCSLG
- the Rab13 gene encoding ras-related protein Rab-13 isoform X2 codes for the protein MNLRLPDEEGIDFKIRTVEIEGKKIKLQVWDTAGQERFKTITTAYYRGAMGIILVYDITDEKSFENIQNWMKSIKENASAGVERLLLGNKCDMEAKRKVQKEQADKLAREHGIRFFETSAKSSMNVDEAFSSLARDILLKSGGRRLGNHHKPPSTDLKTCDKKNTSKCSLG